The stretch of DNA AGCAAAGGAATGAACAGTTTCTCTTTAGCCTGGCAATTTTTAACCATCCTCCCCTGGAGGAAGAGTGATCAGGAAATAGATCCCCAGCTCTTAGGCCGATCCATGGCTTTCTACCCGGTGATCGGGCTTCTTCTGGGACTAATTCTCTGGGCCGCCCAATGGGTTTTTTCCTTGGCTTTTCCCCGTACCCTCGCCGACGGACTGATCGTCATGCTTCTGGTCGTTCTGACGGGAGCTTTCCACCTGGATGGGCTAGCCGATACTTGCGATGGGCTGGCTTCCGGAAAGTCTCCCGAAGAAAGGCTGAAAATCATGAAAGATCATCGGGTGGGGACTTTTGGGGTCGTTGGTTTGATTTTGATTTTGGGAATTAAATTCTTAGCCCTCAATTCTTTACCTGACAGAGCTGTAGGTAAAACATTATTAGTGGCTTTGATTCTCAGCCGCTGGTCCATGGTGCAATTAACTTACCGGGCTCGTTATGCCCGCCGGGAAGGCGGCTTGGGTCTTCCCTTTAAGGAAAACCTGAAAAAAAGGGAAATGGTCGTGGCCACAGCCACTTCCTTAGTTCTCAGCTTTTTCTTCTACCGTTTCTGGGGAATGATCCTGTGGGTGGTTGTAGGGGTTTTTACTCTCCTCTTCCAAAGATTCTTTGAGAAAAAAATCGGGGGCATCACCGGAGATGTTCTTGGCGCAGCGAATGAGTCTAATGAAGTTCTGGTTTTAATTTTGATGTCCGGGATGTTTCATTGGCGTTATTGAATTTTCACGAGAGAGGCTTACCCCATGGATCCTGATCGAACCCGCATTTATCTGGCCCGCCACGGCGAAGTGCTCAACCACGGAGTTTATAACGGGCAGGCCGACGTTGACATTACCCCCACCGGTCTGAAGCAAATGGAGCGCCTGAGGGATCTATTAAAAGATAAAAATTTATCTGCGGTTTATTGCAGCGACCTCCGGCGTACCCAAAAAGGAGCAGAAATCATCGCCCAACCGCACGGCCTTGTACCCCAAGGCTTTCCCCATTTCCGGGAGATGCATTTCGGCCGCTGGCAGGGGCTGAATTATCAGGGGGTCATGGAAAAATACCCTACAGACATTCCCCAGTGGATCAATAACGTAGAGACTTTCCGCAT from Deltaproteobacteria bacterium encodes:
- a CDS encoding histidine phosphatase family protein, with protein sequence MDPDRTRIYLARHGEVLNHGVYNGQADVDITPTGLKQMERLRDLLKDKNLSAVYCSDLRRTQKGAEIIAQPHGLVPQGFPHFREMHFGRWQGLNYQGVMEKYPTDIPQWINNVETFRIPAGESVGDVRERAIPKLQELVEFHREQEFALVSHGALNRVILAEALHLSFAHLLRIEQDYGCLNIIEYTPSWTLVKLING
- the cobS gene encoding adenosylcobinamide-GDP ribazoletransferase, whose protein sequence is SKGMNSFSLAWQFLTILPWRKSDQEIDPQLLGRSMAFYPVIGLLLGLILWAAQWVFSLAFPRTLADGLIVMLLVVLTGAFHLDGLADTCDGLASGKSPEERLKIMKDHRVGTFGVVGLILILGIKFLALNSLPDRAVGKTLLVALILSRWSMVQLTYRARYARREGGLGLPFKENLKKREMVVATATSLVLSFFFYRFWGMILWVVVGVFTLLFQRFFEKKIGGITGDVLGAANESNEVLVLILMSGMFHWRY